One window of the Canis aureus isolate CA01 chromosome 1, VMU_Caureus_v.1.0, whole genome shotgun sequence genome contains the following:
- the C5AR1 gene encoding C5a anaphylatoxin chemotactic receptor 1 isoform X2: MLNWLSHPGTPRLASMNFSTPEYPDYGTATLDPNIFVDESLNTPKLSVPDMIALVIFVMVFLVGVPGNFLVVWVTGFEVRRTINAIWFLNLAVADLLSCLALPILFSSIVQQGYWPFGNAACRILPSLILLNMYASILLLTTISADRFVLVFNPIWCQNYRGPQLAWAACGVAWAVALLLTVPSFIFRGVHTEYFPFWMTCGVDYSGVGVLVERGVAILRLLMGFLGPLVILSICYTFLLIRTWSRKATRSTKTLKVVVAVVVSFFVLWLPYQVTGMMMALFYKHSESFRRVSRLDSLCVAVAYINCCINPIIYVVAAQGFHSRFLKSLPARLRQVLAEETVGRDSKSITLSTVDTPAQKSQGV; the protein is encoded by the exons atgctcaactggctgagccacccaggcaccccaagactg GCCTCCATGAATTTCAGCACCCCCGAGTACCCCGACTATGGCACTGCCACCCTGGACCCCAACATATTTGTGGATGAGTCTCTCAACACCCCCAAGCTGTCGGTCCCGGATATGATCGCCCTGGTAATCTTCGTGATGGTCTTTCTGGTGGGGGTGCCAGGCAACTTCCTGGTGGTCTGGGTGACGGGCTTCGAGGTCCGGCGAACCATCAATGCCATCTGGTTTCTCAACCTGGCGGTGGCCGATCTCCTGTCCTGCCTGGCGCTGCCCATCCTGTTTTCGTCCATCGTCCAGCAGGGCTACTGGCCCTTTGGCAACGCTGCCTGCCGCATCCTGCCCTCGCTCATCCTGCTCAACATGTACGCCAGCATCTTGCTCCTGACCACCATCAGCGCCGACCGCTTTGTCTTGGTGTTTAATCCCATCTGGTGCCAGAACTACCGAGGGCCCCAGCTGGCCTGGGCGGCCTGCGGCGTGGCCTGGGCCGTGGCTCTGCTGCTGACCGTACCCTCGTTCATCTTCCGCGGGGTGCACACGGAGTACTTTCCGTTCTGGATGACGTGCGGCGTGGACTACAGCGGGGTCGGGGTCCTGGTGGAGAGGGGCGTGGCCATCCTCCGGCTGCTCATGGGCTTCCTGGGGCCGCTGGTGATACTGAGCATCTGCTACACCTTCCTCCTGATTCGGACCTGGAGCCGGAAGGCCACCCGCTCCACCAAGACGCTCAAGGTGGTGGTGGCCGTGGTGGTCAGCTTCTTTGTCCTCTGGCTGCCCTACCAGGTGACGGGGATGATGATGGCTTTGTTCTACAAGCACTCGGAAAGCTTCAGACGCGTGTCCCGCCTGGACTCGCTGTGCGTGGCCGTGGCTTACATCAACTGCTGCATAAACCCCATCATCTACGTGGTGGCCGCCCAGGGGTTCCACAGCCGCTTCCTCAAGTCGCTGCCCGCCAGGCTCCGGCAGGTGCTGGCCGAGGAGACCGTGGGCCGGGACAGCAAGTCTATCACGCTCTCCACGGTGGACACCCCAGCGCAGAAGAGCCAGGGGGTGTGA
- the C5AR2 gene encoding C5a anaphylatoxin chemotactic receptor 2 isoform X1: protein MRILLQETEPGAWMENTSVSYDYGHYDEIPDLPVDCVDGSCVSTDPLSVAPFLLYAVVFLVGVPGNATMAWVTWKEARRRVGATWFLHLAVADLLCCLSLPVLAVPMARGGHWPYGALGCHTLSSLILLSMYASVLLLAALSADLCLLALRPGWGAAGGRARRVQVACAVAWAVALLLTVPSAMYHRLHQEHFPPRLECVVDYGGSAVVESAVAAARFVCGFLGPLVVVASCHGALLCRAAPHRWPLGVAVVLGFFVCWAPYQLLGLVITVAAPHSRLLARALRAEPLVIGLALAHSCLNPVLFLYFGRTHLCRSLPAACRRALKESQSKDESVVGKKSTSHDLVSEVEV, encoded by the exons ATGAGGATCCTCTTACAAGAGACG gagcctggggcctggaTGGAGAACACGTCTGTCAGCTACGACTATGGGCACTACGACGAGATCCCGGATCTCCCCGTGGACTGCGTGGACGGCTCCTGCGTCTCCACGGACCCGCTGAGCGTCGCCCCGTTCCTGCTGTATGCTGTGGTCTTCCTGGTGGGCGTGCCCGGCAATGCCACGATGGCCTGGGTGACCTGGAAAGAGGCCCGCCGGAGGGTGGGTGCCACCTGGTTCCTCCACCTGGCCGTGGCGGATCTGCTGTGCTGTTTGTCTCTGCCGGTGCTGGCGGTGCCCATGGCGCGCGGGGGCCACTGGCCGTACGGGGCACTGGGCTGTCACACCCTGTCCTCGCTCATCCTGCTGTCCATGTACGCCAGCGTGCTCCTCCTGGCCGCTCTCAGTGCCGACCTCTGCCTGCTGGCGCTCAGGCCgggctggggggctgcggggggccggGCACGCAGGGTGCAGGTCGCCTGCGCGGTGGCCTGGGCCGTGGCCTTGCTGCTCACTGTACCCTCGGCCATGTACCACCGGCTGCACCAGGAGCACTTCCCCCCCCGGCTGGAGTGCGTGGTGGACTACGGGGGCTCGGCCGTGGTTGAGAGCGCCGTGGCGGCTGCCCGCTTTGTGTGCGGCTTCCTGGGGCCGCTGGTGGTCGTGGCCAGCTGCCACGGTGCCCTGCTGTGCCGGGCCGCCCCGCACCGCTGGCCCCTGGGCGTAGCCGTCGTGCTGGGCTTTTTTGTCTGCTGGGCCCCCTACCAACTGCTGGGGCTGGTGATCACCGTGGCCGCCCCGCACTCCAGGCTCCTGGCCCGGGCCCTGCGGGCTGAACCCCTGGTCATCGGCCTCGCTCTGGCTCACAGCTGTCTCAATCCCGTGCTCTTCCTGTATTTCGGGAGGACTCACCTGTGCAGGTCGCTGCCAGCCGCCTGCCGCCGGGCCCTGAAAGAGTCACAGAGCAAGGATGAAAGTGTGGTTGGCAAGAAATCCACCAGCCATGACCTAGTCTCAGAGGTGGAGGTGTAG
- the C5AR1 gene encoding C5a anaphylatoxin chemotactic receptor 1 isoform X3 has product MASMNFSTPEYPDYGTATLDPNIFVDESLNTPKLSVPDMIALVIFVMVFLVGVPGNFLVVWVTGFEVRRTINAIWFLNLAVADLLSCLALPILFSSIVQQGYWPFGNAACRILPSLILLNMYASILLLTTISADRFVLVFNPIWCQNYRGPQLAWAACGVAWAVALLLTVPSFIFRGVHTEYFPFWMTCGVDYSGVGVLVERGVAILRLLMGFLGPLVILSICYTFLLIRTWSRKATRSTKTLKVVVAVVVSFFVLWLPYQVTGMMMALFYKHSESFRRVSRLDSLCVAVAYINCCINPIIYVVAAQGFHSRFLKSLPARLRQVLAEETVGRDSKSITLSTVDTPAQKSQGV; this is encoded by the exons atg GCCTCCATGAATTTCAGCACCCCCGAGTACCCCGACTATGGCACTGCCACCCTGGACCCCAACATATTTGTGGATGAGTCTCTCAACACCCCCAAGCTGTCGGTCCCGGATATGATCGCCCTGGTAATCTTCGTGATGGTCTTTCTGGTGGGGGTGCCAGGCAACTTCCTGGTGGTCTGGGTGACGGGCTTCGAGGTCCGGCGAACCATCAATGCCATCTGGTTTCTCAACCTGGCGGTGGCCGATCTCCTGTCCTGCCTGGCGCTGCCCATCCTGTTTTCGTCCATCGTCCAGCAGGGCTACTGGCCCTTTGGCAACGCTGCCTGCCGCATCCTGCCCTCGCTCATCCTGCTCAACATGTACGCCAGCATCTTGCTCCTGACCACCATCAGCGCCGACCGCTTTGTCTTGGTGTTTAATCCCATCTGGTGCCAGAACTACCGAGGGCCCCAGCTGGCCTGGGCGGCCTGCGGCGTGGCCTGGGCCGTGGCTCTGCTGCTGACCGTACCCTCGTTCATCTTCCGCGGGGTGCACACGGAGTACTTTCCGTTCTGGATGACGTGCGGCGTGGACTACAGCGGGGTCGGGGTCCTGGTGGAGAGGGGCGTGGCCATCCTCCGGCTGCTCATGGGCTTCCTGGGGCCGCTGGTGATACTGAGCATCTGCTACACCTTCCTCCTGATTCGGACCTGGAGCCGGAAGGCCACCCGCTCCACCAAGACGCTCAAGGTGGTGGTGGCCGTGGTGGTCAGCTTCTTTGTCCTCTGGCTGCCCTACCAGGTGACGGGGATGATGATGGCTTTGTTCTACAAGCACTCGGAAAGCTTCAGACGCGTGTCCCGCCTGGACTCGCTGTGCGTGGCCGTGGCTTACATCAACTGCTGCATAAACCCCATCATCTACGTGGTGGCCGCCCAGGGGTTCCACAGCCGCTTCCTCAAGTCGCTGCCCGCCAGGCTCCGGCAGGTGCTGGCCGAGGAGACCGTGGGCCGGGACAGCAAGTCTATCACGCTCTCCACGGTGGACACCCCAGCGCAGAAGAGCCAGGGGGTGTGA
- the C5AR1 gene encoding C5a anaphylatoxin chemotactic receptor 1 isoform X1: MFFLSTHLCPSGIKKNIAWIPRDMESAQSSGHQQVASMNFSTPEYPDYGTATLDPNIFVDESLNTPKLSVPDMIALVIFVMVFLVGVPGNFLVVWVTGFEVRRTINAIWFLNLAVADLLSCLALPILFSSIVQQGYWPFGNAACRILPSLILLNMYASILLLTTISADRFVLVFNPIWCQNYRGPQLAWAACGVAWAVALLLTVPSFIFRGVHTEYFPFWMTCGVDYSGVGVLVERGVAILRLLMGFLGPLVILSICYTFLLIRTWSRKATRSTKTLKVVVAVVVSFFVLWLPYQVTGMMMALFYKHSESFRRVSRLDSLCVAVAYINCCINPIIYVVAAQGFHSRFLKSLPARLRQVLAEETVGRDSKSITLSTVDTPAQKSQGV, from the coding sequence GCCTCCATGAATTTCAGCACCCCCGAGTACCCCGACTATGGCACTGCCACCCTGGACCCCAACATATTTGTGGATGAGTCTCTCAACACCCCCAAGCTGTCGGTCCCGGATATGATCGCCCTGGTAATCTTCGTGATGGTCTTTCTGGTGGGGGTGCCAGGCAACTTCCTGGTGGTCTGGGTGACGGGCTTCGAGGTCCGGCGAACCATCAATGCCATCTGGTTTCTCAACCTGGCGGTGGCCGATCTCCTGTCCTGCCTGGCGCTGCCCATCCTGTTTTCGTCCATCGTCCAGCAGGGCTACTGGCCCTTTGGCAACGCTGCCTGCCGCATCCTGCCCTCGCTCATCCTGCTCAACATGTACGCCAGCATCTTGCTCCTGACCACCATCAGCGCCGACCGCTTTGTCTTGGTGTTTAATCCCATCTGGTGCCAGAACTACCGAGGGCCCCAGCTGGCCTGGGCGGCCTGCGGCGTGGCCTGGGCCGTGGCTCTGCTGCTGACCGTACCCTCGTTCATCTTCCGCGGGGTGCACACGGAGTACTTTCCGTTCTGGATGACGTGCGGCGTGGACTACAGCGGGGTCGGGGTCCTGGTGGAGAGGGGCGTGGCCATCCTCCGGCTGCTCATGGGCTTCCTGGGGCCGCTGGTGATACTGAGCATCTGCTACACCTTCCTCCTGATTCGGACCTGGAGCCGGAAGGCCACCCGCTCCACCAAGACGCTCAAGGTGGTGGTGGCCGTGGTGGTCAGCTTCTTTGTCCTCTGGCTGCCCTACCAGGTGACGGGGATGATGATGGCTTTGTTCTACAAGCACTCGGAAAGCTTCAGACGCGTGTCCCGCCTGGACTCGCTGTGCGTGGCCGTGGCTTACATCAACTGCTGCATAAACCCCATCATCTACGTGGTGGCCGCCCAGGGGTTCCACAGCCGCTTCCTCAAGTCGCTGCCCGCCAGGCTCCGGCAGGTGCTGGCCGAGGAGACCGTGGGCCGGGACAGCAAGTCTATCACGCTCTCCACGGTGGACACCCCAGCGCAGAAGAGCCAGGGGGTGTGA
- the C5AR2 gene encoding C5a anaphylatoxin chemotactic receptor 2 isoform X2, giving the protein MENTSVSYDYGHYDEIPDLPVDCVDGSCVSTDPLSVAPFLLYAVVFLVGVPGNATMAWVTWKEARRRVGATWFLHLAVADLLCCLSLPVLAVPMARGGHWPYGALGCHTLSSLILLSMYASVLLLAALSADLCLLALRPGWGAAGGRARRVQVACAVAWAVALLLTVPSAMYHRLHQEHFPPRLECVVDYGGSAVVESAVAAARFVCGFLGPLVVVASCHGALLCRAAPHRWPLGVAVVLGFFVCWAPYQLLGLVITVAAPHSRLLARALRAEPLVIGLALAHSCLNPVLFLYFGRTHLCRSLPAACRRALKESQSKDESVVGKKSTSHDLVSEVEV; this is encoded by the coding sequence aTGGAGAACACGTCTGTCAGCTACGACTATGGGCACTACGACGAGATCCCGGATCTCCCCGTGGACTGCGTGGACGGCTCCTGCGTCTCCACGGACCCGCTGAGCGTCGCCCCGTTCCTGCTGTATGCTGTGGTCTTCCTGGTGGGCGTGCCCGGCAATGCCACGATGGCCTGGGTGACCTGGAAAGAGGCCCGCCGGAGGGTGGGTGCCACCTGGTTCCTCCACCTGGCCGTGGCGGATCTGCTGTGCTGTTTGTCTCTGCCGGTGCTGGCGGTGCCCATGGCGCGCGGGGGCCACTGGCCGTACGGGGCACTGGGCTGTCACACCCTGTCCTCGCTCATCCTGCTGTCCATGTACGCCAGCGTGCTCCTCCTGGCCGCTCTCAGTGCCGACCTCTGCCTGCTGGCGCTCAGGCCgggctggggggctgcggggggccggGCACGCAGGGTGCAGGTCGCCTGCGCGGTGGCCTGGGCCGTGGCCTTGCTGCTCACTGTACCCTCGGCCATGTACCACCGGCTGCACCAGGAGCACTTCCCCCCCCGGCTGGAGTGCGTGGTGGACTACGGGGGCTCGGCCGTGGTTGAGAGCGCCGTGGCGGCTGCCCGCTTTGTGTGCGGCTTCCTGGGGCCGCTGGTGGTCGTGGCCAGCTGCCACGGTGCCCTGCTGTGCCGGGCCGCCCCGCACCGCTGGCCCCTGGGCGTAGCCGTCGTGCTGGGCTTTTTTGTCTGCTGGGCCCCCTACCAACTGCTGGGGCTGGTGATCACCGTGGCCGCCCCGCACTCCAGGCTCCTGGCCCGGGCCCTGCGGGCTGAACCCCTGGTCATCGGCCTCGCTCTGGCTCACAGCTGTCTCAATCCCGTGCTCTTCCTGTATTTCGGGAGGACTCACCTGTGCAGGTCGCTGCCAGCCGCCTGCCGCCGGGCCCTGAAAGAGTCACAGAGCAAGGATGAAAGTGTGGTTGGCAAGAAATCCACCAGCCATGACCTAGTCTCAGAGGTGGAGGTGTAG